The Candidatus Binatia bacterium genome contains a region encoding:
- a CDS encoding Hsp20/alpha crystallin family protein, with translation MTTTQQEVPSREAAPAAEAPKLQRTRAPRVDVAETPDAFFITADVPGVAMDAIDVTIEENRLEFTAERTPVTHEELRPAVRQYREGGYARTFAIPETVERANVRADLRDGVLRITLPKAQPVQPQKVQVQVGSASA, from the coding sequence ATGACCACCACACAACAGGAAGTTCCGTCGCGCGAAGCAGCCCCGGCGGCCGAGGCACCGAAACTGCAACGAACACGAGCCCCGCGAGTCGATGTCGCTGAGACGCCCGACGCCTTCTTCATCACAGCGGACGTTCCGGGCGTCGCCATGGATGCCATCGACGTGACGATCGAGGAGAACCGCCTCGAGTTCACAGCCGAACGGACGCCGGTCACGCACGAGGAGTTGCGCCCTGCGGTCCGGCAATACCGCGAAGGCGGCTACGCCCGCACGTTCGCGATTCCCGAGACCGTCGAGCGGGCGAACGTTCGCGCCGACCTGCGCGACGGCGTGCTGCGAATCACGCTACCCAAAGCGCAGCCGGTCCAGCCGCAGAAGGTCCAGGTTCAGGTCGGCTCGGCTTCGGCCTAG
- a CDS encoding Hsp20/alpha crystallin family protein: MMRTQRYGFAPTRSPRRDFARIQSEMDRFLHSGNDSYTPGFPPMNVFASDEQVVVSAELPGVPADKVDISVLESTLTIKGARSADQKAEDVVTHRQERGAGEFSRSIRLPFRVEASDVDAKFENGVLEVTLPRAEADRPKRIAVHTA, from the coding sequence ATGATGCGGACACAACGATACGGTTTCGCTCCTACCCGGAGCCCCCGGCGCGACTTCGCGCGCATTCAGAGCGAGATGGACCGCTTCCTTCACAGCGGTAATGATTCCTACACGCCCGGCTTCCCGCCGATGAACGTCTTCGCGAGCGACGAACAGGTCGTCGTGAGTGCGGAACTCCCCGGAGTTCCCGCCGACAAGGTCGACATCTCGGTTCTCGAAAGCACCCTCACAATTAAGGGCGCACGAAGCGCCGACCAGAAGGCTGAGGACGTCGTCACGCACCGACAGGAACGCGGCGCCGGCGAGTTCTCTCGCAGCATTCGCCTCCCCTTCCGCGTCGAGGCGAGCGACGTCGACGCCAAGTTCGAAAACGGCGTCCTCGAAGTCACCCTCCCGCGCGCCGAGGCCGATCGACCGAAGCGAATCGCGGTCCACACCGCGTAA